A region from the Serinibacter arcticus genome encodes:
- a CDS encoding FecCD family ABC transporter permease — MTAGLATAATTSRRRVVLLLTGLSIALVVLVLVSAGVGQLRIPPLEVLSSILRRVGIETGLPVTHPNGESALWTVRFPRVTLGLLVGAGLAVGGVLMQGVFGNPLAEPGVVGVSSGAAAGACLVIVLGWTAMGEWGVALAAFIGGLLATILAYLTARQNGRTEVVTLVLTGVAVNAVAGAVIAFMTFLGDTQAREEIVFWQLGSLNGTRWVQVAVAAPLIVIGIIGAAVVARRLDLLALGERSARHVGVDVEKLRIGVIVLVAIATSAAVAFAGIIAFVGLVVPHVIRMIVGPAHRVLVPASVLGGAVVLLAADLVARTIVPYADLPIGMLTAIIGGPFFFWLLRRTRRGAGGWS; from the coding sequence GTGACCGCCGGCCTCGCCACCGCTGCCACCACCTCGCGCCGCCGGGTGGTCCTGCTGCTCACCGGCCTGAGCATCGCGCTCGTGGTGCTGGTGCTCGTCTCGGCCGGCGTCGGCCAGCTCCGCATCCCGCCGCTCGAGGTGCTGTCCTCCATCCTGCGCCGGGTCGGCATCGAGACCGGCCTGCCCGTGACCCATCCCAACGGCGAGAGCGCGCTGTGGACCGTGCGGTTCCCGCGCGTGACTCTCGGTCTGCTGGTCGGCGCCGGCCTCGCCGTCGGCGGCGTCCTCATGCAGGGCGTGTTCGGCAACCCGCTCGCCGAGCCCGGCGTGGTCGGCGTCTCCTCCGGGGCGGCCGCCGGCGCGTGCCTCGTGATCGTGCTCGGCTGGACGGCGATGGGGGAGTGGGGTGTGGCGCTGGCCGCCTTCATCGGCGGCCTGCTCGCGACGATCCTGGCCTACCTCACCGCGCGCCAGAACGGGCGCACGGAGGTCGTCACGCTGGTGCTCACCGGTGTCGCGGTCAACGCCGTCGCCGGTGCCGTCATCGCGTTCATGACCTTCCTCGGCGACACCCAGGCGCGCGAGGAGATCGTCTTCTGGCAGCTCGGCTCGCTCAACGGCACCCGCTGGGTGCAGGTCGCCGTCGCCGCACCGCTCATCGTCATCGGGATCATCGGGGCGGCCGTCGTCGCGCGCCGCCTCGACCTGCTCGCGCTCGGTGAGCGCTCGGCCCGGCACGTCGGCGTCGACGTCGAGAAGCTCCGGATCGGCGTTATCGTCCTGGTGGCGATCGCGACCAGCGCCGCCGTCGCCTTCGCCGGGATCATCGCGTTCGTCGGCCTCGTGGTGCCGCACGTCATCCGGATGATCGTGGGCCCGGCCCACCGCGTGCTGGTGCCGGCCTCGGTGCTGGGCGGCGCCGTCGTGCTGCTGGCCGCCGACCTCGTGGCGCGCACGATCGTGCCGTACGCCGACCTCCCGATCGGCATGCTGACCGCCATCATCGGCGGCCCGTTCTTCTTCTGGCTGCTGCGCCGCACGCGCCGCGGGGCGGGGGGCTGGTCGTGA